From Archaeoglobus sulfaticallidus PM70-1:
TCCTCAATTCCCTTTACCTCAAAACCGAGCTTTTTGTACAGTTCAACGGCCTCATCCAGATTTTTTACAGCGATACCGATATGGTCTATCTTCATATACTCACCTCAGCTAACCTTTTTTATTTTTGAAACACTCTCTCTGATGAAGGAGATGATTTCCTCGAGAGGTGTTCCTGGTCCAAATATCCCGGAAAATCCAAGCTCTTTTAGCTTGTCAACATCTTCTTTTGGTATAATTCCACCAATTAGCAGCACAACATCTTTGTTTGGCTCTAAACCCCTCTTCCTCAACTCCTCAATGATCATGGGTGAAAGCTCGAGATGAGCCCCGCTTAAAATGCTGAGTCCAATAACATCGACATCCTCCTGAAGGGCAGTTTCAGCAATTTCGGATGGAGTCCTTCTGATTCCAGAATAGATCACTTCAAAACCCGCATCCATCAAAGCTCTCGCAACAACCTTAGCCCCCCTGTCATGTCCGTCAAGTCCGGGTTTTGCGACAAGAACTCTAATCTTTCTCACTTTCCCACCTCCAGAATGAGCTTTAATTAACCCAAAATTGGAAATTTTGAGATAAATATCTTTCGAAATTATCATTAAGGATAAAAAAGAATTATTTAAGATTATTCATTAGAATAGGGCAGAGCAGAGCCTTCGGAGCGGGAGTAGAGAACTCCCATCATTGTGTGAAACAGTGTGATCACAAGAGGGAGTGCGAGGAATAGGGGTGGAAAGACTGCTGAGAGGGTGATAATCGGGAAGGAAATAACGAACCACGCGAAAAATGCCAGAATTACTGTAAATGAATTTCTCAGGAGGAAGGCTGAACCTCTGGCTACTGCATCAAACACTCCAGCATCTCTATCAACTATGGCGAACTTCGAGAATGTCAGAAGCAAGAAAATTATTGTCATTGAAATCGACATGTACGCCTCGCCAAGAATGGGAAAGTTTAGGTAATAGAGGATGAAGGATGGTGAGGACAGAGCTATAAGAATCAGAATTCCGAGCAGATCGATCTTTATTACTTTCATCGTGTTCAGATAGGCGCTCTCAAAGAAGTATCTTATGCTGGCATAACCCTCTCTAGCTATTTTAAGGGATGATGCTGTCAGTCCGGCAATATCGAACTCGTGGAGTATGAACACCAGAAAGCTGAACAGCAGGATTGTGGAGATGTTTTTTGTGAAGTCAGCGTAGAAAGCATCTCCCATTTTTTGAAGGACTTCCTTTTCGTTTAGCTCGCCTTTCTGGTATTTCATGCCTATCTCTTCGAAAACATCTCCAGGAATTACTGATATAAGTGAATAGGCTATGATCAAGTAGCCCAGGAAGATCAGGAGGTACACAGGAATATTTATCTGGAGGTTTTTGACGAACAGCGAGAATCCCTCTTTGATCAGATCGAGGCTCATGATTCCAGATTCAACACAAGTAATAAAAAACTTGGGACTGATAGTCTGAAAATGAAAGTTGCAATAATGAGGCCAGAGAAATACATCGATGAAACGAGAAAGATTCTCGAGGAGAATGGCTTTGAGATAATCTCAGCACCGTTTTTGAAAATTGAAGAGGTTGAGGTTGATATCTCAGAGAGTTACGATTATGTTATTGTCACCAGCCAGACCTCTGCCAGAATTGTGGTTGAGAGGTATCCAGAGCTTTTAAAGGGCAGGATAATCGCCATAGGCAGGAAAACGGCGAGTGTTTTTGAAGGTATGGGTGTGGAGAATGTGGAGACACCATCGAAGTTCGACTCTAAAACGCTCTACGAGGAGTTCCATCAGAAGCTGAGAGGTAAGAGGGTTGCCATTGTCAGAAGCAATATGGGCGATCCAGTACTGCTTAAGCTGAAAGAGTTCTGTGATGTTGATGAGATTGTGGTTTACAGAATAGAGTTTGAGCATGGAGACAAGCAGAGGGAATTTTTGAGGAGGGTTGCTGAAGGAGAGGCTGAGGCTATAGTCTTCTCTTCAAGAATGATGGTCAGGAGCTTTTTCTCTCTTGCTGAGAAGCTTGATCTGGTTGATGATGTTAAGAACGCTCTCAAGAAAATGAGGGTTGTTGCCATAGGCCCTCCAACCAAGAGTGAGCTTGAGAGGTACGGTGTTGACGCTGTGATGCCGGAGGAATATACATTTGAGGGTGTTGTGAGCATCTTGAAAAGTTGACTCGCTGAATTTCTGGTTTAGAGCTATCAGCCAAACCATCAGCTTCTGTGGGGTGAGAGTATTATAGATGAGTTCATGGAATTGATAAAAGGTCTTTTATTATCTTCGGGTAACCTACCTCCAAAGGTGAGACGATGGGCGTTCTCTGGTTTGATGAGATAGATAAAGATGATGTCCCCCTCGTGGGCGGTAAAGGTGCAAATCTGGGAGAGCTGTTCAGGAACGAAATTCCCGTCCCGAACGGATTTGTTGTTGATAGCAAAACATACAGACACTTTATCGAAGTCACCGGTATAAAAGAAAAGATCGAGAAGATGCTGGAAGGGATCGATGTTGAGGATACTGATGCTCTAACGAAAACCTCTCAGGACATCAGGAAGCTTGTTGAATCAACTCCGATACCTGAGGAGGTTGCTGAGGAGATAATGAACGCTTACAGAAAACTCTGCGAGGAGGAGGGCGAAAAAGTCTATGTTGCAGTCAGAAGCTCTGCTACCGCTGAGGATCTGCCTGGTGCGAGTTTTGCGGGACAGCAGGACACATTCCTTAATGTTGATGGTGATAGTCTCGTAGAGTATGTCCGAAAATGCTGGAGCAGTCTTTACACACCAAGGGCGATCTACTACAGGGTTCAGAAAGGCTTCAGGCATGAGGATGTCAGCATAGCTGTAGTCGTTCAGAAGATGGTGAACAGTGAAAAAAGTGGGGTTATGTTCACATCTCATCCTGTTACAGGAAAGCTTGAAACGATAATTGAGGCTGTATTCGGCCTAGGAGAGGCGATAGTCAGTGGTATGGTTACTCCGGACACTTATATCTTCGACAGGGAGAAGAGAAAGATCGTGGACATTAAGGTTGGAGAGAAGAATATCATGATAACCAAAAAAGACGGAAAAACTGTGAAGATCGAGCTTGACGAGAAGAAGGCCAAGGAGAGGGTTTTGAGTGATGAGGAGATAATAAGGCTTGTTGAACTTGGAGAGATCATCGAGGATCATTACGAGAATCCACAGGATGTTGAGTGGGCGATTGAGAAGGGCAAGATCTATATAGTCCAGTCAAGGCCCGTAACCACGATTCAGGCTGGTAGAGTGGTGAGCGAAGTAGAGGGAGAAGTTCTGGTTTCGGGACTTGGAGCATCTCCGGGGA
This genomic window contains:
- a CDS encoding cobalamin B12-binding domain-containing protein translates to MIISKDIYLKISNFGLIKAHSGGGKVRKIRVLVAKPGLDGHDRGAKVVARALMDAGFEVIYSGIRRTPSEIAETALQEDVDVIGLSILSGAHLELSPMIIEELRKRGLEPNKDVVLLIGGIIPKEDVDKLKELGFSGIFGPGTPLEEIISFIRESVSKIKKVS
- a CDS encoding uroporphyrinogen-III synthase, which gives rise to MKVAIMRPEKYIDETRKILEENGFEIISAPFLKIEEVEVDISESYDYVIVTSQTSARIVVERYPELLKGRIIAIGRKTASVFEGMGVENVETPSKFDSKTLYEEFHQKLRGKRVAIVRSNMGDPVLLKLKEFCDVDEIVVYRIEFEHGDKQREFLRRVAEGEAEAIVFSSRMMVRSFFSLAEKLDLVDDVKNALKKMRVVAIGPPTKSELERYGVDAVMPEEYTFEGVVSILKS